Proteins encoded by one window of Rouxiella chamberiensis:
- the ppdD gene encoding prepilin peptidase-dependent pilin translates to MQRFFSTTLAEHFFHPRDRYALQQGFSLIELMVVIGIIGILSGIGIPAYQSYTQKAALTDMLQTMVPYKTASELCSIDQGELTNCNNGVSNIPLSKPSRYVSDVLVQGGTITLSGQQALSGLQVIMTPRVNTTDGSIDWSRQCTHAGNQGLVESCRQVFHFNDASRRP, encoded by the coding sequence ATGCAACGCTTTTTCTCGACAACGCTGGCAGAACACTTTTTTCATCCTCGCGATCGGTACGCCTTACAGCAGGGATTCTCGCTGATAGAACTGATGGTCGTCATCGGGATCATCGGCATCCTGAGCGGTATCGGCATTCCGGCTTATCAGTCCTATACCCAGAAAGCAGCGCTGACCGATATGCTGCAAACCATGGTGCCGTATAAAACCGCCAGCGAACTTTGCAGTATCGATCAGGGTGAGCTGACCAACTGCAACAACGGCGTCTCGAACATCCCTCTCAGTAAACCCTCCCGCTATGTCAGTGATGTGCTGGTGCAGGGCGGTACTATCACACTTTCCGGCCAGCAGGCGCTGAGTGGGCTTCAGGTCATCATGACGCCAAGAGTCAATACCACCGACGGCAGCATCGACTGGTCGCGCCAATGTACCCACGCGGGCAATCAGGGTCTGGTTGAGTCCTGTAGGCAGGTGTTCCACTTCAACGATGCGAGTCGCCGCCCATGA
- the gspE gene encoding type II secretion system protein GspE — protein sequence MDINTLRETLEQQCQHYGAVMIGIDNDNLRVACHQQTTDTAALLTSLRFSSNLKVCLEYWPQTQIERALSQVGATPAENAAPGRRNEDYDLDEHSKIPVVQYLNQTLRLAIQRRASDVHIEPFEHLLRVRLRIDGVLQEVTPPEFSLSTSVVARLKIMGQLNVAEHRLPQDGQMAVCCDNQRYSLRIASLPVLYGEKIVLRILDRTQQELTMTQLGFSDIEQQQYYAALDKPQGLVLVTGPTGSGKTVTLYTGLRHLNTVGRNISSVEDPVEIPVRGINQTQVNSKTSLNFARVLRALLRQDPDVIMIGEIRDAETAEIAVKASQTGHLVLSTLHTNSTTETLVRLAQMGIEGYQIAASLRLVIAQRLIRKLCPHCKIPEQALIKNGTDNAACHVAVWQAQGCKHCFSGYYGRIGIYEMLENSPALQQALVNGADSPTLSAIAASQSQKTLFASGMALVKEGVTSLAELYRVVGDEAQGEPVSV from the coding sequence ATGGATATCAATACGTTAAGAGAAACGCTTGAGCAGCAGTGCCAGCATTACGGCGCGGTCATGATAGGCATCGACAACGACAACCTGCGGGTGGCCTGTCATCAGCAAACCACCGATACCGCCGCCTTGCTGACCTCACTGCGTTTTTCCAGCAATTTAAAGGTGTGTCTGGAATATTGGCCGCAAACGCAAATCGAACGGGCGCTGAGCCAGGTCGGGGCGACGCCCGCCGAAAACGCCGCACCCGGCCGCAGGAATGAAGATTACGATCTGGATGAACACAGCAAGATACCGGTAGTCCAGTACCTTAATCAGACGTTGAGGTTAGCCATCCAGCGGCGGGCATCGGATGTTCACATCGAACCGTTCGAACATCTGCTTCGCGTTCGCCTGCGCATTGACGGCGTATTGCAGGAAGTTACGCCGCCCGAGTTTTCATTGTCGACAAGCGTGGTCGCGCGTCTGAAAATCATGGGTCAGCTCAACGTCGCCGAGCACCGCCTGCCGCAGGATGGGCAGATGGCCGTGTGCTGTGACAACCAGCGTTACTCGTTGCGGATAGCCTCGCTGCCGGTTTTGTACGGCGAAAAGATTGTGCTGCGGATTCTGGACAGAACGCAGCAGGAGCTGACGATGACCCAGCTGGGTTTCTCCGACATCGAGCAGCAGCAATACTATGCCGCGCTCGACAAACCTCAGGGGCTGGTTTTGGTCACCGGCCCGACCGGAAGCGGAAAAACCGTCACGCTATATACCGGACTGCGGCATCTCAACACGGTCGGGCGCAATATTAGCAGCGTTGAAGATCCCGTCGAGATCCCGGTGCGCGGCATCAATCAGACCCAGGTCAACAGCAAGACCTCGCTGAACTTTGCCCGCGTACTCCGCGCGTTACTCAGGCAGGATCCCGATGTCATCATGATAGGCGAAATCCGGGATGCCGAAACGGCCGAGATAGCGGTCAAAGCCTCGCAGACCGGCCATCTGGTGCTCTCGACGCTGCATACCAACTCCACCACAGAAACGCTGGTGCGGCTGGCGCAGATGGGTATCGAAGGTTATCAGATTGCCGCCAGCCTCAGGCTGGTTATCGCCCAGCGATTGATAAGAAAACTTTGCCCGCATTGCAAAATTCCCGAACAGGCCCTGATAAAAAATGGCACCGACAATGCAGCCTGTCATGTCGCCGTCTGGCAGGCACAAGGCTGTAAACACTGTTTTTCCGGCTATTACGGGCGTATTGGCATTTACGAGATGCTGGAGAACAGCCCTGCGCTGCAACAGGCGCTGGTCAACGGTGCCGATTCGCCCACACTAAGCGCCATCGCCGCCTCGCAAAGCCAGAAAACGCTGTTTGCCTCGGGCATGGCGCTTGTCAAAGAAGGCGTAACCTCATTGGCCGAGCTATATCGGGTCGTTGGCGACGAGGCGCAGGGTGAGCCTGTATCTGTTTAA
- a CDS encoding GMP reductase, whose amino-acid sequence MRIEEDLKLGFKDVLIRPKRSTLKSRSEVELERTFTFKHSGHSWSGTPIIAANMDTVGTFSMAEALASFGLLTAVHKHYSVEQWQAFIALSSEKVLQHVMVSTGTSEDDFAKTLKILALSPLLKFVCLDVANGYSEHFVSFLVRMREACPDKVICAGNVVTGEMVEELILSGADIVKVGIGPGSVCTTRVKTGVGYPQLSAVIECADAAHGLGGQIVSDGGCAVPGDVAKAFGGGADFVMLGGMLAAHDECEGTIVEEQGEKFMLFYGMSSESAMKRHVGGVAKYRAAEGKTVKLPLRGPVDETVRDILGGLRSACTYVGAERLKELTKRTTFIRVAEQENRLFGQ is encoded by the coding sequence ATGCGTATTGAAGAAGATTTAAAATTAGGTTTTAAAGACGTCCTCATTCGTCCAAAGCGCTCTACCCTCAAGAGCCGTTCAGAAGTTGAACTCGAACGCACATTCACTTTCAAGCACTCGGGTCATAGCTGGTCGGGAACCCCCATTATTGCTGCCAATATGGATACCGTCGGGACATTCAGCATGGCTGAAGCGCTGGCCTCATTCGGTTTGCTGACCGCCGTTCACAAACACTACAGTGTGGAACAGTGGCAGGCATTTATCGCCTTGAGTAGTGAAAAGGTGTTACAGCACGTGATGGTCTCGACCGGCACCTCGGAAGATGACTTCGCCAAGACGCTGAAAATTTTGGCATTATCGCCGCTGCTGAAATTTGTTTGTCTCGATGTAGCAAATGGTTATTCGGAGCATTTCGTCTCCTTCCTGGTGCGCATGCGCGAAGCCTGTCCCGACAAGGTTATCTGCGCAGGTAACGTGGTCACCGGAGAGATGGTTGAAGAGCTGATACTGTCAGGAGCGGACATCGTCAAAGTGGGCATTGGTCCAGGTTCTGTCTGTACGACGCGGGTGAAAACCGGTGTGGGGTATCCGCAGCTTTCGGCGGTCATTGAATGCGCCGATGCCGCACACGGACTTGGCGGACAAATCGTCAGTGACGGCGGTTGCGCAGTGCCCGGCGACGTTGCCAAGGCTTTCGGCGGCGGTGCGGATTTCGTGATGCTGGGCGGTATGCTGGCAGCGCACGACGAATGTGAAGGCACCATAGTCGAAGAGCAGGGCGAAAAATTCATGCTGTTTTATGGTATGAGTTCGGAGTCGGCCATGAAGCGTCATGTTGGTGGTGTAGCCAAATACCGTGCCGCCGAAGGCAAGACGGTCAAATTGCCGCTGCGTGGGCCTGTCGATGAAACCGTGCGCGATATTCTGGGCGGCCTTCGCTCCGCCTGTACCTATGTCGGGGCAGAGCGCCTGAAAGAGCTGACCAAGCGCACCACCTTTATTCGCGTTGCCGAACAGGAAAACCGTTTGTTTGGTCAATAA
- the coaE gene encoding dephospho-CoA kinase (Dephospho-CoA kinase (CoaE) performs the final step in coenzyme A biosynthesis.) translates to MSYIVALTGGIGSGKSTVANAFARLGVTLVDADVIARQVVEPATPALKALAEKFGRQILQPDGALNRSRLREIIFSDSAAKAWVNQLLHPAIQAETQRLIKDATTPYVLWVVPLLIENGLQTRANRVLVVDVNQDVQLARTVSRDGVSRQQAENIIAAQVPRQQRLDCADDIIDNNGGPETIEPRVASLHSHYLELAASATRQDINKNE, encoded by the coding sequence ATGAGCTATATTGTTGCACTCACCGGCGGAATAGGAAGCGGCAAAAGCACCGTCGCGAATGCGTTTGCAAGACTGGGTGTGACACTGGTCGATGCCGACGTGATTGCCCGTCAGGTCGTGGAGCCTGCAACCCCGGCGCTGAAGGCGCTGGCCGAAAAGTTTGGTCGACAGATCCTGCAACCTGACGGTGCGTTAAACCGTTCACGTCTACGTGAAATCATTTTTAGCGACAGCGCGGCCAAGGCGTGGGTGAACCAGTTGCTCCATCCGGCGATTCAGGCCGAAACACAGCGCCTGATAAAGGACGCGACTACGCCTTACGTGCTTTGGGTTGTGCCCCTGCTCATTGAAAATGGATTACAGACCCGCGCCAATCGGGTGCTGGTAGTTGACGTCAATCAGGATGTTCAGCTTGCACGAACAGTCAGCCGTGATGGCGTCAGCCGTCAGCAGGCAGAAAATATCATCGCCGCGCAGGTCCCGCGTCAGCAGAGGCTGGATTGCGCGGACGACATTATTGATAACAACGGTGGTCCCGAGACGATCGAGCCGCGTGTTGCTTCATTACATAGCCACTATCTGGAATTAGCGGCTTCAGCGACCCGACAGGATATTAACAAGAATGAGTGA
- the zapD gene encoding cell division protein ZapD, with the protein MSDVVSTVLFEHPLNEKMRTWLRIEFLLEQLYANSQLNAIAPALTFFRTVSDLLDVLERGEIRTDLLKELERQQQKLLLWADVPGVDMARIQELRAELKETGTVLMSAPRMGQALKEDRLIALVKQRLSIPGGCCSFDLPTLHIWLHMPQSQRDNDVQKWLASLTPLHNALTRVLDLIRQSGPFRNQISLNGFFQDNAEDADLLRLRLSLEHQLYPQVSGHKTRYAIRFLPLDSEKGQVPARLNFELACC; encoded by the coding sequence ATGAGTGATGTGGTTTCTACCGTTCTCTTTGAACATCCTTTAAATGAGAAAATGCGCACCTGGTTGCGTATCGAATTTCTACTAGAGCAGCTTTATGCCAATTCGCAGCTGAACGCCATCGCGCCTGCCCTGACTTTCTTCCGCACCGTGTCTGATCTTCTTGATGTGCTGGAACGTGGCGAAATCCGTACCGATTTGCTGAAAGAGCTTGAGCGCCAACAGCAAAAGCTGCTGCTATGGGCCGATGTTCCGGGTGTCGACATGGCTCGCATCCAAGAGCTGCGTGCCGAGTTGAAAGAGACGGGCACCGTGTTGATGAGTGCGCCGAGAATGGGTCAGGCATTGAAGGAAGATCGCCTGATCGCGCTGGTCAAACAGCGGCTGAGCATTCCGGGCGGTTGTTGCAGTTTCGATTTGCCGACCCTGCATATCTGGCTGCACATGCCGCAGTCGCAGCGTGACAATGATGTACAGAAATGGCTGGCATCACTGACCCCGCTGCACAACGCGTTAACCCGCGTACTGGATCTCATTCGCCAGTCCGGCCCTTTCCGCAACCAGATTAGCCTCAACGGTTTTTTCCAGGACAATGCGGAAGACGCCGACCTGTTGAGATTACGCCTTTCTCTCGAGCATCAGCTTTACCCGCAGGTGTCAGGCCACAAGACGCGCTACGCCATTCGTTTCCTGCCGCTCGACAGTGAAAAAGGCCAGGTGCCCGCCCGACTTAATTTTGAACTTGCCTGCTGCTAG
- the yacG gene encoding DNA gyrase inhibitor YacG yields the protein MENDVIEVNCPTCGKSVIWGEQSPYRPFCSKRCQLIDLGEWADEEKRIPSKGEINDLDDWSEDDIK from the coding sequence ATGGAAAACGACGTGATTGAAGTAAATTGCCCAACCTGCGGTAAATCAGTGATTTGGGGCGAGCAGAGTCCGTATCGTCCATTTTGCAGCAAGCGCTGCCAATTGATTGACCTTGGCGAATGGGCCGATGAAGAAAAACGCATTCCAAGCAAGGGCGAGATAAACGATCTCGACGACTGGAGCGAAGACGACATCAAGTAG
- the mutT gene encoding 8-oxo-dGTP diphosphatase MutT, translating into MTLKQLNIAVGIIRNPNHEIFITQRDASSHMAGFWEFPGGKIESGETPAQALIRELQEEVGIDARDPVMIRTLEHRFPDRVVNLHFFMVETWSGEPYGKEGQPKRWVAQTALKEEDFPPANAEVVIALINEAI; encoded by the coding sequence ATGACGTTGAAACAATTGAATATCGCAGTCGGGATTATTCGTAATCCAAACCATGAGATTTTTATTACTCAGCGCGATGCCTCGTCACACATGGCCGGTTTCTGGGAATTCCCGGGCGGCAAGATTGAAAGCGGCGAAACACCGGCGCAGGCATTGATCCGCGAACTTCAGGAAGAGGTCGGCATTGATGCCCGCGATCCCGTAATGATCAGAACGCTCGAGCATCGATTTCCCGACCGCGTGGTGAATCTGCATTTCTTTATGGTCGAGACGTGGAGCGGCGAACCTTACGGCAAAGAGGGCCAGCCTAAACGTTGGGTTGCACAGACCGCACTGAAGGAAGAGGACTTTCCGCCCGCCAATGCCGAAGTTGTTATCGCGTTAATTAACGAGGCTATTTAA
- the secA gene encoding preprotein translocase subunit SecA, whose protein sequence is MLSKILTKVFGSRNDRTLRRMRKVVDQVNRLEPEVQAMSDEQLRAKTDEFRARLAKGEVLESLIPEAFAVVRESSKRVFGMRHFDVQLLGGMVLNERCIAEMRTGEGKTLTATLPAYLNALSGKGVHVVTVNDYLAQRDAENNRPLFGFLGLTVGINLPNMPAPEKRAAYAADITYGTNNEYGFDYLRDNMAFSIEERVQRKLHYALVDEVDSILIDEARTPLIISGPAEDSSEMYIRVDKLIPKLIRQEKEDSDTFQGEGHFSVDEKARQVHLTERGLILIEEMLAEAGIMEEGESLYSPSNIMLMHHVTAALRAHVLFTRDVDYIVKDGEVIIVDEHTGRTMQGRRWSDGLHQAVEAKERVDIQNENQTLASITFQNYFRLYEKLAGMTGTADTEAFEFSAIYKLDTIVVPTNRPMQRKDLPDLVYMTEMEKIGAIIEDIKERSANGQPILVGTASIEKSEVVSHELTKAGIEHSVLNAKFHAKEADIVAQAGQPSRVTIATNMAGRGTDIVLGGSWQVEIENLGEEATPEQIAAIKDAWSLRHEAVLASGGLHIIGTERHESRRIDNQLRGRAGRQGDAGSSRFYLSMEDPLMRIFASDRVTNMMRKLGMKPGEAIEHPWVTKAIANAQRKVESRNYDMRKQLLEYDDVANDQRRAIYTQRNELLDVTDVSETIASIREDVFKSTIDSFIPPQSLEEMWDIEGLEQRLKNDFELEMPIKEWLDKEPELHEETLRERILQNAKDAYTGKEEVVGLEMMRNFEKGVMLQTLDSLWKEHLAAMDYLRQGIHLRGYAQKDPKQEYKRESFAMFAAMLESLKYEVVSVLSKVQVRMPEEVEAMEEQRREEAERLAQQQQLSHVASLEEELSTTAGTPSASDRKVGRNDPCPCGSGKKYKQCHGRLQN, encoded by the coding sequence ATCAAGTTAACCGTCTGGAGCCGGAAGTGCAGGCGATGTCCGATGAACAGCTGCGCGCCAAGACCGACGAGTTCCGCGCGCGTCTGGCGAAGGGCGAAGTCCTTGAATCGCTGATCCCCGAAGCCTTCGCCGTAGTGCGTGAGTCGAGCAAGCGCGTCTTTGGTATGCGCCACTTCGACGTTCAGCTGCTGGGCGGTATGGTTCTGAACGAACGCTGCATCGCGGAAATGCGTACCGGTGAAGGTAAAACCCTGACCGCAACGCTGCCGGCCTATCTGAACGCGCTGAGCGGCAAGGGCGTGCACGTCGTGACCGTGAATGACTATCTGGCCCAGCGTGATGCCGAAAACAACCGTCCGCTGTTCGGGTTCCTCGGCCTGACCGTCGGTATCAACCTGCCGAACATGCCTGCACCGGAAAAACGTGCGGCCTACGCAGCAGACATCACCTACGGCACCAACAACGAATACGGCTTCGACTACCTGCGCGACAACATGGCGTTCAGCATCGAAGAGCGCGTTCAGCGCAAACTGCACTATGCGCTTGTGGATGAGGTTGACTCCATTCTTATCGATGAAGCCCGTACGCCGCTGATTATCTCCGGCCCGGCCGAAGACAGCTCCGAGATGTATATCCGCGTCGACAAGCTCATCCCGAAACTGATTCGTCAGGAAAAAGAAGACTCCGACACCTTCCAGGGTGAAGGTCACTTCTCCGTGGACGAAAAAGCCCGTCAGGTGCATTTGACCGAACGTGGTTTGATCCTGATCGAAGAGATGCTGGCGGAAGCGGGCATTATGGAAGAGGGCGAATCCCTGTACTCGCCGAGCAACATCATGCTGATGCACCACGTGACCGCCGCACTGCGCGCGCACGTGCTGTTCACCCGTGACGTTGACTACATCGTGAAAGACGGCGAAGTCATTATCGTCGACGAACACACCGGTCGTACCATGCAGGGTCGTCGCTGGTCGGACGGTCTGCATCAGGCCGTTGAAGCCAAGGAGCGTGTGGATATTCAGAACGAAAACCAGACGCTGGCGTCCATCACCTTCCAGAACTACTTCCGTCTGTACGAGAAACTGGCCGGGATGACCGGTACGGCCGATACCGAAGCCTTTGAATTCAGCGCCATCTACAAGCTGGATACCATCGTGGTGCCGACCAACCGCCCCATGCAGCGTAAAGATTTGCCGGACCTGGTCTACATGACCGAAATGGAAAAAATCGGCGCGATTATCGAAGACATCAAAGAGCGCAGCGCCAACGGCCAGCCTATTCTGGTCGGTACTGCGTCCATCGAGAAGTCTGAAGTCGTCTCTCACGAGCTGACCAAGGCCGGTATCGAGCACAGCGTACTGAACGCCAAATTCCACGCCAAGGAAGCCGACATCGTGGCACAGGCCGGTCAGCCGAGCCGCGTCACCATCGCAACCAACATGGCGGGTCGTGGTACGGATATCGTGCTGGGCGGAAGCTGGCAGGTAGAGATTGAAAATCTGGGCGAAGAAGCAACCCCGGAACAGATTGCTGCCATCAAGGATGCCTGGAGCCTTCGTCACGAAGCCGTACTGGCCTCGGGCGGTCTGCACATCATCGGTACCGAACGCCACGAATCTCGCCGTATCGATAACCAGCTACGCGGCCGTGCCGGTCGTCAGGGTGATGCCGGTTCGTCCCGCTTCTACCTGTCGATGGAAGATCCACTGATGCGTATCTTTGCCTCCGACCGCGTGACCAACATGATGCGCAAGCTGGGCATGAAGCCGGGCGAAGCCATCGAGCACCCGTGGGTGACCAAGGCGATTGCCAACGCGCAGCGCAAGGTTGAAAGCCGTAACTACGACATGCGTAAACAGCTGCTTGAATACGATGACGTCGCCAACGACCAGCGTCGCGCCATCTACACCCAGCGTAACGAACTGCTGGACGTTACCGATGTGAGCGAAACCATCGCCAGCATCCGCGAAGACGTGTTCAAGAGCACCATCGACAGCTTCATTCCGCCGCAGTCTCTGGAAGAGATGTGGGACATTGAAGGTCTGGAACAGCGCCTGAAGAACGATTTCGAGCTGGAGATGCCTATCAAGGAGTGGCTGGACAAAGAGCCTGAGCTGCACGAAGAGACGCTGCGTGAGCGCATTCTGCAAAACGCCAAGGACGCCTATACCGGCAAGGAAGAGGTGGTAGGTCTCGAGATGATGCGCAACTTCGAGAAAGGCGTGATGCTGCAAACGCTGGATTCCCTGTGGAAAGAGCACCTGGCCGCGATGGATTACCTGCGTCAGGGTATTCACCTGCGCGGTTATGCCCAGAAGGATCCCAAGCAGGAATACAAGCGCGAGTCCTTCGCCATGTTTGCTGCCATGCTCGAATCGCTGAAATACGAAGTGGTGAGCGTATTGAGCAAGGTTCAGGTGCGTATGCCGGAAGAAGTCGAGGCGATGGAAGAGCAGCGCCGCGAAGAAGCAGAGCGTCTGGCCCAGCAGCAGCAACTGAGCCATGTGGCTTCGCTGGAAGAAGAGCTGTCGACCACTGCCGGCACTCCTTCTGCGAGCGATCGCAAAGTAGGGCGTAACGATCCTTGCCCATGCGGTTCAGGCAAGAAATACAAACAGTGCCACGGCCGTTTGCAGAACTAA